One window from the genome of Epinephelus moara isolate mb chromosome 21, YSFRI_EMoa_1.0, whole genome shotgun sequence encodes:
- the cldn1 gene encoding claudin-1 — protein sequence MASAGIQLLGFTLAFLGFIGSIASTAMVEWKASSYAGDNIITAQALYEGLWKSCASQSTGQIQCKQYDSLLQLPGIVLGTRGLMLSAILLCLIAILVATVGMKCTTCLAEQPQQKDKVALAGGVIFIIAALLALVGTSWYGHRIAKDFYDPFTPTNSRYEFGSALYVGWGSACLILIGGGFLCANCSGESSSKSPRYPPSRSAGQPGKDYV from the exons atggCCAGCGCAGGTATTCAACTTCTCGGCTTCACCTTGGCCTTTTTGGGCTTCATCGGCTCGATAGCATCCACAGCCATGGTGGAATGGAAAGCTTCGTCCTACGCAGGAGAcaacatcatcacagctcaggCTCTGTACGAAGGGCTGTGGAAGAGCTGTGCATCACAGAGCACGGGGCAAATTCAGTGTAAACAGTATGATTCACTCCTCCAACTACCAG GGATTGTCCTGGGCACACGAGGGCTGATGCTGTCTGCCATCTTGCTGTGCTTAATTGCTATATTGGTGGCAACGGTGGGCATGAAGTGCACCACCTGTCTGGCAGAACAACCGCAGCAGAAGGACAAAGTGGCTCTGGCTGGAGGGGTTATCTTCATCATCGCTG CTCTGCTTGCTCTGGTGGGAACGTCTTGGTATGGCCACAGAATAGCAAAAGACTTCTACGACCCATTCACTCCAACTAATTCCAG GTATGAATTTGGAAGCGCCCTGTATGTTGGATGGGGGTCTGCATGTCTCATCCTTATAGGAGGAGGCTTCCTCTGCGCCAACTGCTCCGGCGAGAGCTCAAGCAAATCTCCACGCTACCCGCCGTCCCGCTCTGCGGGCCAGCCGGGCAAGGACTACGTGTAG